A single region of the Bufo gargarizans isolate SCDJY-AF-19 unplaced genomic scaffold, ASM1485885v1 original_scaffold_2146_pilon, whole genome shotgun sequence genome encodes:
- the LOC122924029 gene encoding phospholipase A2 inhibitor and Ly6/PLAUR domain-containing protein-like has product MRTVLNVCLLLSITIATGSCLVCQTCKNYTGDACTEPTTKTCDPSVTRCLTTLTVMQIGEKLYPMVEKSCATSPQLCELAYNMSSGIELYSVSKCCQGDLCNKGSIKLPPINSTENRVQCPACYAKAKTCTPTGTIKCRGSQTKCFNFSGGIYNGTQFEDWAFQGCTTENICEYPAPTYPENYLQEGYKLTCSDSKP; this is encoded by the exons ATGAGGACTGTACTGAACGTCTGCCTCCTACTCTCCATCACTATTGCAACAG GGTCATGTCTGGTTTGTCAGACTTGTAAGAACTACACTGGAGACGCCTGCACAGAGCCGACCACTAAGACGTGCGACCCGTCGGTCACCAGATGCCTCACCACCTTGACAGTTATGCAGATtg GTGAAAAGCTTTATCCGATGGTCGAAAAATCCTGTGCAACCAGTCCACAGTTGTGTGAGCTAGCGTACAACATGTCTTCAGGAATCGAACTGTATAGTGTCTCGAAGTGCTGCCAAGGAGACCTGTGCAACAAAGGATCGATCAAGT tGCCCCCGATAAACAGCACCGAGAACAGGGTGCAGTGTCCGGCCTGCTATGCTAAAGCAAAAACCTGCACACCCACCGGGACCATCAAATGTCGCGGATCGCAGACTAAATGCTTCAACTTCTCCGGCGGAATCTACAACGGCA CTCAGTTTGAAGATTGGGCCTTCCAGGGATGCACCACAGAGAATATCTGTGAGTATCCAGCTCCAACCTACCCTGAGAATTACTTACAAGAAGGCTACAAACTGACCTGCTCCGACTCCAAACCCTGA